Proteins encoded by one window of Candidatus Neomarinimicrobiota bacterium:
- a CDS encoding PorV/PorQ family protein: protein MKNDITMPARRWSGGKKRAVILNVLFLIWITVLMTPVSTYSQITGNVSKVGTVAAAFLEIEVGSRAVGMGGAYVAVVDDATAVFWNPAGLARIPNSEVVLVHNNWLVDTSFDFVAVAIPVGNSATFAASITSLSTGDMAVRTVQLPEGTGERFSTNDLSAALSYAVNLTDKFAIGVNAKYISQSVWRMSARGFALDIGTLFKTNFNDMTIGMSISNFGTSMRLQGNDTFVNYDEAPNQGGSNDRIPAFKQTESYSLPLLLQVGLAMDLISNENNVVTVAINAAHPNDNTEYVNMGVEYAIGDVLALRMGYKNSFLKDSEEGITAGVGTKLVLNGGISFTIDYAYQDFGRLNNAQMFSLALEF from the coding sequence ATGAAAAATGATATTACAATGCCTGCCCGACGTTGGTCCGGCGGGAAGAAAAGAGCTGTGATACTGAATGTCCTGTTTCTTATCTGGATTACGGTTCTGATGACGCCGGTTTCAACATATAGCCAGATCACGGGTAACGTATCAAAGGTAGGCACGGTTGCAGCTGCATTCCTTGAGATAGAAGTGGGATCTCGCGCTGTCGGTATGGGCGGCGCTTACGTGGCGGTCGTAGATGATGCCACTGCTGTTTTCTGGAATCCCGCAGGATTGGCACGAATTCCTAACAGTGAAGTTGTTTTGGTTCATAATAACTGGCTGGTAGATACGTCTTTTGATTTTGTCGCTGTGGCAATTCCTGTTGGTAATTCAGCGACTTTTGCAGCGAGTATTACATCTTTGAGTACGGGTGATATGGCGGTTAGAACCGTTCAGCTTCCGGAAGGCACCGGAGAACGTTTTTCAACAAATGATTTATCAGCCGCATTGTCATACGCAGTAAATTTGACGGACAAGTTCGCCATTGGCGTAAATGCCAAATATATTTCCCAGAGTGTATGGCGAATGAGCGCGCGGGGATTTGCGCTGGATATCGGGACATTATTTAAAACAAATTTCAATGATATGACTATCGGCATGAGCATATCGAATTTTGGCACTTCAATGAGACTTCAGGGAAACGATACTTTTGTAAATTACGATGAAGCTCCTAATCAAGGTGGAAGCAACGACCGAATTCCGGCGTTTAAACAAACAGAGAGTTATTCTCTGCCCCTTCTGCTTCAGGTAGGGTTGGCTATGGACCTTATCAGTAATGAAAACAACGTGGTAACAGTCGCTATAAATGCGGCTCATCCTAATGACAACACCGAATATGTCAATATGGGCGTGGAATATGCGATTGGAGACGTTCTGGCATTGCGAATGGGATATAAAAACTCGTTTCTTAAAGATTCCGAAGAGGGTATTACTGCCGGAGTAGGGACAAAACTCGTTTTAAACGGAGGAATTTCCTTCACAATTGATTATGCCTACCAGGATTTCGGAAGATTGAATAACGCTCAAATGTTTTCACTTGCGCTCGAATTTTAA